Genomic DNA from Candidatus Zixiibacteriota bacterium:
CGTTTCCTTCGACTGCAATCTGGGCCGCTTTTTTTCGCCAGAGGATATCCATCCCGAAAGTCAGAATATGATTGATCAGCTCGTAGGTTCCAGGAACCTCAGAAAATATTTTGCGGATGCCTTCTTGCATTAGATTTTCTAGTCGCGTAGCGGAGGTTTTATATCTCCGCTGAGCCCTAATCCGCCTCTGGCGGACAGCTACGCGTGCTGCAGTCTCATTTTATGGTGGAACAGGCATCTTGCCTGTTCTTATGTTCAGGCGGGACGCCTGAGCCACTTTGCCCAATGAATTGGGCAACTACCGTCAGTAGGTAGCCGCAAGTCCTACGGATCCGTTACTCAGGACTTCAGCTTGCACAAGAGAAATCAAAACGCTGCTTCGCAGACTGAAGTCTGCGGCTACCAAGCACGGTCAGACAGGAATGTCTGATCCACCGGGATTATAAGGTTTAAATATCTCGTCCAGACTATACTTTCCTGGACCGATAAGGACCAAACTTAGGAAAAGAATTCCATCTTCAATCGCATGCGAGGCAATGCCCAAACCATCTCCTCGATTTAGATGCATCGATGTGGCAACAATCATATTTATAGTCAGGAGGACGCAGGCTGGTCTGAATAAAAAGCCCAGGATAAGAAAAATACCTCCAAAACATTCTGCAAAGGAGGACATAAATCCCCAGAATACAGGCAGCAAGTGAATGCCAAAAATCCCCATAGTTGCTCCCAGCTTTTCCCACATGTCAGGTCCACCAAGGATTTTTGGAGCACCATGAAATATAAACATCCCCCCTATTCCCAGACGTAGAATCAAAAGTCCGATGTCTCTATATTTGTTCAGAAATGTCAAAATCATTTTCCCTCCTTCAATCTAAGACATTTTTACCT
This window encodes:
- a CDS encoding DoxX family protein, coding for MILTFLNKYRDIGLLILRLGIGGMFIFHGAPKILGGPDMWEKLGATMGIFGIHLLPVFWGFMSSFAECFGGIFLILGFLFRPACVLLTINMIVATSMHLNRGDGLGIASHAIEDGILFLSLVLIGPGKYSLDEIFKPYNPGGSDIPV